The following are encoded in a window of Ignicoccus islandicus DSM 13165 genomic DNA:
- a CDS encoding DNA-directed DNA polymerase codes for MKEETMRFYLLDVSYETEMSKPVILLWGVNEGNERVLLKDPRFRPYFYVLLREGVDSVSVKNEIMKLSKPKSPIISVEEVKKKYFGRPRSALKVTTVIPEYVREYRELVRTIDGVEDVLEADIRFSMRYIIDKGLKPHAWYDVKVKELGKSPVYRVDNVYEVLEDLREVHSDERPELRALSFDIEVYNKSGTPRPESDPIISVAIATRDKVMSKVAETKSDLEVIKWFKETVLELDPDLVYGYNCNNFDWPYLIERSKRIGIKLDVGRKVGVLPTSGAYGHYSIPGRLNVDIYDFAKDVYEIKVKTLENVADYLGVMKKEDRVIIPGHEIYKYWEDPSLRETLRKYNEADALSTYLLAEIFVPFGEQLSYLTGLPLDQVGAAPVGFKVEWYLMRIAYSVNELVPNRVERKVQSYKGAIVLKPIRGVHENVAVLDFSSMYPNIMIKYNVGPDTLVRPGEKYDPNDVYVAPSGHKFRKRPDAFFKISLVQLLELRKEIKNKLKELDPSSPQYKILDDRQKAVKVLANAHYGYMGWPHARWYCRECAEAVTSWGRKLITESIELARKLGLKVIYGDTDSLFVIYDKEKVEKLIKVIEEKLGFEVKIDKIYKKLFFTEAKKRYAGITQDGRIDIVGFEAVRGDWAEIAKEVQEKVIELVLKEGDTKKAIEYVRDVISKLKKGQIPIEKLVIWKTLEKRLDEYKVEAPHVSAAKYAVERGYEVRKGDKIGYVIVKGAGKLSKRAKPWFLSSVEEIDTSYYIDHQIIPAAMRILGYFGVTEDMLKGRAYGLMAFFRKESENESKDKRA; via the coding sequence ATGAAAGAAGAAACAATGCGTTTCTACTTGTTAGACGTAAGCTATGAAACAGAGATGTCGAAACCAGTAATACTTCTTTGGGGTGTCAACGAAGGAAACGAAAGGGTGCTTTTAAAAGATCCGCGTTTCCGACCGTATTTCTATGTACTTCTCCGTGAGGGCGTAGATTCAGTAAGCGTGAAAAACGAAATCATGAAACTAAGCAAGCCTAAGTCACCGATAATATCAGTTGAGGAAGTTAAGAAGAAATACTTCGGTCGTCCGCGATCAGCGCTAAAGGTCACTACCGTTATTCCGGAGTACGTAAGAGAGTATAGGGAATTGGTTAGAACAATAGATGGTGTGGAAGACGTACTTGAAGCAGACATAAGGTTTTCGATGAGATACATAATAGATAAGGGTCTAAAGCCGCATGCATGGTACGACGTTAAAGTAAAGGAGTTGGGCAAGTCCCCTGTATATAGGGTCGATAACGTATATGAGGTATTGGAAGACTTACGAGAGGTTCATAGCGATGAGAGACCTGAACTCCGAGCGTTATCTTTCGATATTGAGGTGTATAACAAAAGTGGGACACCTAGACCCGAATCAGACCCTATTATATCTGTAGCAATAGCTACTAGAGATAAAGTAATGAGTAAGGTTGCTGAAACTAAGAGCGATTTGGAAGTAATTAAGTGGTTTAAAGAAACTGTTTTGGAACTAGATCCCGATTTGGTCTACGGTTACAATTGTAATAACTTCGATTGGCCTTACCTTATTGAGAGATCTAAGAGGATTGGCATCAAACTGGATGTAGGTAGAAAGGTAGGTGTATTACCAACCAGTGGAGCATACGGCCATTACTCTATACCAGGCAGACTCAACGTGGATATATACGATTTCGCAAAAGACGTGTACGAAATAAAGGTAAAGACATTAGAGAACGTCGCCGATTATCTAGGAGTAATGAAAAAAGAAGATCGCGTTATAATACCTGGTCACGAGATCTATAAATACTGGGAAGATCCATCGCTACGCGAAACTTTAAGAAAGTACAACGAGGCCGATGCGTTGTCCACATATCTCTTAGCTGAAATTTTCGTTCCATTCGGCGAACAGCTTTCATACTTAACGGGCCTCCCGCTCGATCAAGTTGGCGCGGCCCCAGTTGGGTTTAAAGTTGAATGGTACCTTATGAGAATAGCATATTCCGTCAACGAGCTAGTGCCCAACAGAGTAGAAAGGAAGGTCCAAAGCTACAAGGGAGCTATAGTATTAAAGCCCATTAGGGGCGTTCACGAAAACGTTGCTGTTCTAGACTTTTCATCGATGTACCCAAATATAATGATAAAGTACAACGTAGGCCCCGATACCCTCGTTAGGCCCGGAGAGAAGTACGATCCAAACGACGTCTATGTCGCTCCTTCCGGTCATAAATTTAGGAAGCGACCCGACGCGTTCTTCAAGATCTCACTAGTCCAACTACTCGAGCTGAGGAAGGAAATAAAGAACAAACTAAAGGAACTCGATCCATCGTCGCCCCAGTATAAAATATTAGATGATAGACAGAAGGCAGTTAAAGTACTAGCTAACGCTCACTACGGTTACATGGGGTGGCCCCACGCCAGATGGTATTGCAGGGAATGCGCAGAGGCGGTAACGTCCTGGGGTAGGAAATTGATCACTGAGTCGATAGAGTTAGCGCGAAAACTCGGCTTAAAGGTAATATATGGCGACACCGACAGCTTGTTCGTAATCTATGATAAAGAAAAAGTGGAGAAACTGATTAAGGTAATAGAGGAAAAGCTCGGCTTCGAGGTTAAGATAGATAAGATATATAAGAAGCTCTTTTTCACAGAGGCTAAGAAGAGATATGCGGGAATTACTCAAGATGGTAGGATCGATATAGTAGGATTCGAGGCCGTTAGGGGAGATTGGGCGGAAATAGCGAAGGAAGTTCAGGAAAAGGTAATTGAATTAGTTTTGAAAGAAGGTGATACGAAGAAGGCGATTGAATACGTTAGAGACGTAATAAGCAAGTTAAAGAAAGGTCAGATACCTATAGAGAAATTGGTCATTTGGAAGACTCTGGAGAAAAGGTTAGATGAATATAAAGTCGAAGCACCACACGTTAGTGCTGCGAAATACGCCGTCGAAAGGGGATACGAAGTAAGGAAAGGGGACAAAATTGGATACGTCATAGTTAAAGGCGCAGGCAAGCTCTCAAAGAGAGCGAAGCCGTGGTTCCTCAGTTCAGTTGAAGAAATAGACACCAGCTACTATATAGATCATCAGATAATACCAGCAGCTATGAGGATATTAGGATACTTCGGCGTTACAGAAGATATGTTGAAGGGGAGGGCATATGGTCTCATGGCGTTCTTCAGAAAGGAAAGTGAGAACGAGAGTAAAGACAAACGCGCTTAG
- the rpsJ gene encoding 30S ribosomal protein S10, translated as MANVARIRLWSTDVRALDAVAKQIKETASSLGVKVRGPIPLPTKRLEISTLRLPHGEGTKVYEHWEMRIHKRLIDVELNEKVMRSIMRIRVPSNVYIEIQLKRR; from the coding sequence ATGGCTAACGTGGCACGCATAAGGCTCTGGAGTACTGACGTTAGAGCGCTCGATGCCGTTGCAAAACAGATAAAGGAAACGGCATCCTCACTTGGCGTAAAGGTAAGAGGTCCCATACCTCTTCCAACAAAGAGGCTGGAGATATCGACGCTCAGGCTTCCGCATGGAGAAGGAACCAAGGTATACGAGCACTGGGAAATGAGGATCCATAAGAGATTAATAGACGTTGAATTAAACGAAAAAGTAATGAGAAGTATAATGAGGATAAGGGTCCCAAGTAACGTTTACATAGAGATTCAGCTAAAGAGGCGATGA
- a CDS encoding amidohydrolase family protein, whose amino-acid sequence MKVLKAKKLYVGDGNVKENVYVAFNGNEIVHVGEEVGGEYLGEFEVVTPAFIDPHSHIGMDRAGEPYYEEEANEHMDPVLPYLYAEESVYMDDKAFRESVEWGVLYSVVLPGSGNVIGGRAALLRNWETNIEDAFVKHVGVKAAMGYNPRSTTSWGGQRPSTRMGATAIFRKALSKAYSDLKKLKEGKLSWDELEPLSKALIPVLEGRLPFRIHVHKEDDIAIIKRLAKQYGFKYTIDHACDVHTERGFKLIKDLGVPVIYGPIDSHPYKVELKHESYKNIRLLIKYMPDVLALMSDHPVVLQRNLMLQLRFFMKYGMKFEDAIKLITSNAAKVVGLNAGEVKPGKLASIVAWDGEPYVLGSSVVMAVAEGKIIEL is encoded by the coding sequence ATGAAAGTATTAAAGGCCAAGAAACTCTATGTTGGTGATGGAAACGTTAAAGAGAACGTTTACGTAGCTTTTAATGGAAATGAGATAGTCCATGTTGGAGAGGAGGTAGGAGGCGAATACTTAGGAGAGTTCGAGGTAGTAACTCCAGCCTTCATTGACCCTCACTCTCATATAGGAATGGATAGGGCCGGTGAACCGTATTACGAAGAGGAAGCAAACGAGCATATGGATCCAGTTCTCCCATATCTATATGCGGAAGAAAGCGTTTACATGGACGATAAGGCCTTCCGTGAAAGCGTAGAATGGGGTGTATTATACTCAGTAGTGTTACCAGGATCTGGAAACGTGATAGGAGGTAGGGCCGCGCTTCTTAGAAACTGGGAAACCAACATAGAGGACGCTTTCGTGAAACACGTAGGAGTAAAAGCTGCCATGGGATACAATCCACGCTCAACGACATCATGGGGAGGACAGAGACCTAGCACCAGGATGGGTGCCACTGCAATATTTAGGAAAGCCCTAAGCAAAGCCTATTCAGATTTGAAAAAACTCAAAGAAGGAAAACTCAGTTGGGACGAATTGGAACCTCTTTCCAAAGCCCTCATACCGGTCCTCGAGGGCAGGTTACCGTTCAGAATACACGTTCATAAGGAAGACGACATAGCTATAATAAAGAGGCTCGCTAAGCAGTACGGTTTCAAGTATACAATAGATCACGCGTGTGACGTACACACAGAGAGAGGCTTCAAATTGATAAAGGACTTAGGAGTCCCGGTAATCTACGGCCCAATCGATAGCCACCCGTACAAAGTCGAATTGAAACATGAGAGTTACAAGAACATAAGGTTACTGATTAAGTACATGCCGGACGTCTTGGCTTTGATGAGCGATCATCCCGTCGTCCTTCAAAGAAACCTCATGTTACAACTCAGGTTCTTTATGAAGTATGGAATGAAATTTGAAGACGCTATTAAGCTGATTACGAGTAATGCAGCTAAAGTGGTTGGCTTAAACGCGGGTGAAGTGAAGCCAGGTAAACTGGCATCGATAGTAGCTTGGGACGGCGAGCCATACGTTCTTGGTAGCTCTGTCGTCATGGCAGTTGCAGAAGGCAAGATTATCGAACTTTAA
- the glyS gene encoding glycine--tRNA ligase produces MAEDKSTKVSDLAQRRGFYWPSWEIYGGVAGLYDLGPLGKELQNKIIELWKKVLIRPLQRIVFEMETPILTPYKVLEASGHVENFTDPIVECKNCGRKFRADHLIEEATGIKVEGLKPEDLTKIIRENNIRCPVCGGELGEVRPFLLLFQTQIGPYEGSKGFLRPETAQGAFVNFKKVYQLNRERLPFGIAQIGRVGRNEISPRQGLLRLREFTIAEIEFFIDPLNPGKPPLDYEAKIRLLPWELQKEGVKEPVEVSVKEALERGWIINEWMAYWMLKAKELLNRLGISDEDQFFEEKSPEERAHYSSQTYDQLVRTERYGWMEVSGHAYRGDYDVSRHIEYSGKDLYAIRRLSEPKRVKRKVIRVNKRELGIRFKSEAKEIMKRLNEMNPDEVEKELRERGYVKVNDHELGRDLIWVEEVEEVITVERFVPHVVEPSFGVERLLYVALEHAYKEKDGRVILSLPREIAPIQVVVLPLLEEEKLKEKALEIVEMLSENYRVEYDEKGSIGRRYARWDEVGVPLAITVDFQTLEDNTVTFRDRDTWKQVRVKVSEVPAKVEMFLKGKPLEELGTPIEGSSEE; encoded by the coding sequence TTGGCCGAGGATAAGTCAACTAAAGTCTCAGATTTGGCTCAAAGGAGAGGTTTCTACTGGCCTTCGTGGGAAATTTACGGAGGAGTCGCTGGACTATACGATTTAGGACCACTTGGAAAGGAACTTCAGAACAAGATAATAGAGCTCTGGAAAAAGGTTCTAATTAGACCCCTACAGAGAATAGTCTTCGAAATGGAGACTCCCATCCTCACTCCATATAAGGTACTAGAGGCCTCGGGACACGTGGAAAACTTCACTGATCCGATTGTCGAATGTAAGAATTGCGGAAGGAAGTTTAGAGCCGATCACTTGATTGAGGAGGCTACTGGAATTAAGGTGGAAGGTCTTAAACCAGAGGACCTAACCAAAATAATCCGAGAGAATAACATTCGCTGTCCGGTATGCGGAGGAGAGCTCGGGGAAGTAAGGCCGTTCTTACTGTTATTCCAAACTCAAATAGGCCCATATGAGGGAAGCAAGGGCTTCTTGAGGCCAGAGACAGCACAAGGTGCGTTCGTAAACTTTAAGAAGGTATATCAACTCAATAGAGAAAGACTGCCCTTTGGAATTGCGCAAATAGGAAGGGTAGGGCGAAACGAAATATCTCCAAGGCAAGGTCTCCTAAGATTAAGAGAGTTCACAATAGCGGAGATAGAGTTCTTCATTGACCCTTTAAATCCGGGTAAACCCCCTCTAGACTACGAAGCCAAAATTAGGTTGCTGCCATGGGAACTTCAGAAGGAGGGGGTTAAGGAACCAGTCGAGGTATCGGTGAAAGAAGCGTTGGAAAGGGGCTGGATCATCAATGAATGGATGGCATACTGGATGCTGAAGGCGAAGGAGCTACTAAATAGATTAGGAATAAGCGATGAAGATCAATTCTTTGAAGAGAAGAGCCCTGAAGAGAGGGCACACTACAGTTCTCAGACGTACGATCAATTGGTAAGGACTGAAAGGTATGGCTGGATGGAAGTGAGCGGTCACGCTTATAGAGGCGATTACGACGTTTCAAGGCATATAGAATATAGTGGAAAGGATCTATATGCTATAAGGAGGCTGAGTGAACCGAAAAGGGTCAAGAGAAAAGTAATAAGGGTGAATAAGCGCGAACTAGGTATTAGGTTCAAATCAGAGGCAAAGGAAATAATGAAGAGATTAAATGAGATGAATCCAGACGAGGTTGAAAAGGAACTAAGGGAAAGAGGCTACGTCAAAGTTAATGATCACGAGCTTGGAAGAGATCTCATATGGGTAGAAGAAGTAGAGGAAGTCATAACTGTTGAGAGATTCGTACCTCACGTAGTAGAACCTTCGTTCGGAGTTGAGAGACTGCTTTACGTAGCGTTAGAACATGCGTATAAGGAAAAAGACGGTAGAGTCATCTTGAGTCTGCCCAGGGAAATAGCGCCAATTCAAGTAGTAGTGTTACCATTACTGGAAGAAGAGAAACTTAAGGAGAAAGCTCTCGAAATCGTTGAGATGTTAAGTGAGAACTACAGAGTGGAATACGACGAAAAGGGATCGATAGGCAGAAGGTACGCTAGATGGGACGAAGTCGGTGTGCCCCTTGCAATTACGGTCGATTTCCAGACTTTAGAAGATAACACGGTGACTTTCAGGGATAGAGATACTTGGAAGCAAGTGAGGGTTAAGGTGTCTGAAGTTCCAGCGAAAGTAGAGATGTTCCTGAAAGGCAAACCTCTAGAGGAGTTAGGGACCCCTATTGAAGGCTCTTCGGAAGAATAA
- a CDS encoding signal recognition particle subunit SRP19/SEC65 family protein, which yields MTKREYKGKYVTVWPQYFDSTLSRRYGRRVPKELSVPKPTTKEIIEVLNSLNRKYVVLEGKYPRIWWHDENPVAVEKKEGERKTQILHEIARELYRKRFKKEA from the coding sequence ATGACTAAGAGAGAGTACAAGGGCAAGTACGTAACTGTTTGGCCTCAATATTTCGATTCCACTTTAAGCAGGAGATATGGAAGAAGAGTTCCCAAGGAACTTTCCGTCCCAAAACCTACAACTAAGGAAATTATTGAAGTTCTTAATAGTCTTAACAGAAAGTACGTTGTTTTAGAGGGTAAATATCCGCGAATATGGTGGCACGATGAGAATCCGGTAGCAGTTGAGAAAAAGGAGGGCGAAAGGAAGACGCAAATACTCCATGAGATTGCACGAGAATTATATCGTAAGCGATTTAAGAAAGAAGCGTAA
- a CDS encoding 30S ribosomal protein S8e: MGVYHGNDLKKITGGKKRRHVKVKRKYWTGRFPINTTLSDKELRKIERVRGGNYKVKLRYAQYANVTDPRNYETKKVKILRVLETPANKELARHGIIVKGTLIETEIGVAKVTSRPGQSGVINAILLPEVQVQRKKK, encoded by the coding sequence ATGGGAGTGTATCACGGTAACGACCTGAAGAAAATTACTGGAGGTAAGAAAAGGAGACATGTAAAGGTAAAGAGAAAGTATTGGACCGGTAGATTTCCTATAAACACAACCTTGTCTGATAAAGAACTCAGGAAAATAGAGAGGGTAAGGGGAGGTAACTATAAAGTTAAGTTGAGGTATGCTCAATACGCGAACGTCACTGATCCTAGGAACTACGAGACCAAGAAGGTGAAGATACTCAGAGTCTTAGAAACGCCAGCCAACAAAGAACTGGCACGACACGGTATAATAGTCAAAGGAACGTTAATAGAGACCGAAATAGGAGTAGCTAAGGTAACTTCGAGACCTGGCCAAAGCGGTGTAATTAACGCAATATTGCTTCCAGAGGTTCAAGTACAGAGGAAGAAGAAATGA
- a CDS encoding ARMT1-like domain-containing protein, translating to MKWPEDCLRCLFDARIYDAYQGNATDKEIQLIIGGTASSLQFPKSKAFRYSWRILKDVIGDVYQRTKWELFKKALETPIEYPKSLEDALRIATLGNMYDTAVGGQYRMQNAKYGKLIALGTDLLLNGGKMVYAIDNLPELPYDVAAAKFFQRLGWEVTLVAREESYEIDATYSDLAEVAQLLNWDGGLEALPSDCTIYDRCDEAKELRSNVDLIVSKGLLNADAYIDFQPSEPSILLYMAKCRPLAEAVGAEIGDGVAVLGEILLKGVKGGI from the coding sequence ATGAAGTGGCCAGAAGACTGCTTGAGATGTTTATTTGATGCGAGAATTTACGATGCGTACCAAGGAAACGCTACCGATAAAGAGATCCAACTAATAATTGGTGGAACGGCATCGTCGCTCCAGTTTCCCAAAAGTAAAGCCTTCAGATACTCTTGGAGAATTCTCAAGGACGTAATAGGAGACGTATACCAGAGGACCAAATGGGAACTATTTAAGAAGGCCCTCGAAACCCCAATTGAATACCCTAAGAGCTTGGAAGACGCTCTTAGAATAGCTACCTTGGGAAACATGTACGATACAGCAGTAGGTGGTCAATACAGAATGCAGAACGCTAAGTATGGTAAACTGATTGCACTAGGTACGGACCTCTTACTCAATGGTGGGAAAATGGTTTACGCTATAGATAACCTTCCTGAACTGCCATACGACGTAGCTGCTGCTAAATTCTTCCAAAGATTAGGATGGGAGGTCACTTTAGTGGCTAGGGAGGAGAGTTACGAAATTGATGCAACTTATTCAGACTTAGCTGAGGTAGCGCAATTACTTAATTGGGATGGAGGTCTCGAAGCGTTACCTTCAGACTGTACTATTTACGATAGATGCGATGAAGCCAAGGAGCTTAGGAGTAACGTCGATTTGATAGTTTCGAAAGGTTTACTCAATGCAGATGCATACATAGACTTCCAACCTTCGGAACCATCTATATTGCTATACATGGCCAAATGTAGACCATTGGCCGAGGCAGTTGGTGCTGAAATAGGAGATGGCGTTGCGGTTCTCGGTGAAATTCTTCTTAAGGGAGTAAAGGGAGGAATTTAA
- a CDS encoding AAA family ATPase, whose protein sequence is MVKLIIVTTGLPGSGKGTFAKVAEQLKIPVIVMGDIVRSEVVRRGLDLTPENIRRVALQLREEEGSIAVAKRVAEKIRGLESCAVVIDGVRSLDEVEVFRKLGKVVIISIEAPFEVRLGRVLKRGRVDDVSEEELRKRDELEISLGIDKVMRNAEIVIENVSTLQDFVDKSKRLLSELLRTYCY, encoded by the coding sequence TTGGTAAAACTAATAATAGTGACAACGGGACTGCCCGGTTCCGGTAAAGGTACTTTCGCTAAGGTCGCAGAGCAACTTAAGATACCAGTGATTGTTATGGGAGACATCGTTCGAAGTGAAGTAGTAAGGAGGGGATTAGATCTAACTCCGGAGAACATAAGGCGCGTGGCATTGCAACTTAGAGAAGAAGAGGGTTCGATAGCAGTAGCGAAAAGAGTTGCAGAGAAGATACGAGGACTCGAGAGTTGTGCCGTAGTTATAGATGGCGTTCGATCCTTGGACGAGGTGGAAGTCTTTAGAAAGCTCGGTAAAGTTGTGATAATTTCAATAGAGGCTCCTTTCGAAGTTCGTTTAGGTAGAGTATTAAAGAGGGGTAGAGTTGATGACGTTAGTGAGGAGGAACTGAGGAAACGCGACGAACTAGAGATATCCTTAGGTATAGATAAGGTAATGCGAAATGCGGAGATAGTTATTGAGAACGTATCAACGTTACAAGATTTCGTAGATAAGTCGAAACGATTACTCTCGGAACTATTGAGAACCTATTGTTACTAA
- a CDS encoding PhoH family protein translates to MVLENVRPKTKAQSALLKALEDSTIDIVGAFGPSGTGKSLISLAYAIGALKEGKYEKVIIARPVIDVVTGKELTIADVGVEDYFQIAAAYLRDILAGFIDQNEIEELHSKGKLLLVDTHYLRGRTFDRSIVVLDDAQNADPEAAIEALMRLGESSKFVVIGDPVFQSNTEIGRDGASLLREILLREDGTVVIDFGLKDIVRPGARRGIRFMMELRMRKRELNDVEKNVLEAAKIYAPDADVITVVEFVDLKKKYELEDNQHVPDGLVVLKEGHAPRLIGKGGERIARIEEDTGLKLRTVELTNDLKDFIIAVHPVPWISKHIVDVDFAGPQLMVKVNSDEFGAFVGQKGKYVRFVSEIMKRLLGVPVWATEVQKGKKKRGRRNR, encoded by the coding sequence ATGGTACTCGAAAACGTGAGACCGAAAACGAAGGCCCAATCTGCCCTACTCAAGGCTTTGGAAGATTCGACAATAGATATAGTAGGTGCGTTTGGACCTTCGGGAACCGGTAAGAGTCTAATATCGTTAGCATACGCAATAGGAGCCCTCAAAGAAGGAAAGTATGAAAAAGTAATAATAGCGAGACCAGTCATTGACGTAGTTACCGGTAAGGAACTTACTATTGCTGACGTAGGCGTAGAGGACTACTTTCAAATAGCTGCCGCATACCTAAGAGATATCCTTGCAGGCTTTATAGACCAGAACGAAATAGAGGAACTACATTCAAAGGGTAAACTTCTACTCGTAGACACTCACTACTTAAGAGGTAGGACGTTCGATAGGTCTATTGTAGTACTAGATGACGCGCAAAACGCTGATCCCGAAGCGGCCATAGAGGCTCTAATGAGGTTGGGGGAGTCAAGTAAGTTCGTTGTGATTGGTGATCCTGTATTCCAGTCTAATACCGAAATAGGAAGAGACGGTGCATCGCTCTTGAGAGAAATATTGCTTCGAGAAGATGGAACTGTAGTGATAGACTTCGGACTTAAAGATATAGTAAGACCAGGTGCTCGCAGAGGTATAAGGTTCATGATGGAACTTCGAATGAGGAAAAGGGAACTAAACGACGTCGAAAAGAACGTCCTCGAAGCCGCGAAAATATACGCTCCTGATGCAGACGTCATAACAGTGGTCGAATTCGTAGACCTCAAAAAGAAATACGAACTTGAGGACAACCAACACGTTCCAGATGGACTCGTGGTCCTTAAGGAGGGGCATGCTCCTCGCTTAATAGGAAAAGGCGGTGAAAGGATTGCCAGGATAGAAGAAGATACTGGTCTAAAGCTAAGGACCGTAGAACTGACTAATGATTTGAAGGACTTTATTATAGCCGTACATCCAGTTCCATGGATCTCCAAACACATAGTAGATGTTGATTTCGCTGGTCCCCAATTAATGGTTAAGGTCAATAGCGACGAATTCGGAGCCTTCGTAGGTCAGAAAGGCAAATACGTAAGATTTGTAAGCGAGATTATGAAGAGGCTCTTAGGAGTCCCAGTCTGGGCAACGGAGGTTCAAAAGGGTAAGAAAAAGAGAGGAAGAAGAAACCGCTAG
- a CDS encoding Mut7-C RNAse domain-containing protein, with the protein MTEPCFLADAMLGKLTRYLRILGYSAEYTQEEDSKIVQRFKKSRCIILTRDKFLCQRLPRNCVYVNSIDVKNQLIELKLKTGIRYELPITPKRCSLCNAPLRRIGVMGDREVWVCTKCGQPYWRGSHIRRIENVIREINMMFGE; encoded by the coding sequence ATGACAGAGCCATGCTTTTTGGCAGATGCAATGTTAGGTAAACTAACTCGATATTTGAGGATATTAGGGTATTCTGCCGAGTATACCCAAGAAGAAGACTCGAAGATAGTCCAACGCTTCAAGAAATCCAGATGTATAATACTAACAAGGGACAAATTTCTCTGTCAGCGGCTCCCTAGAAACTGCGTATACGTAAACTCCATCGACGTAAAAAATCAACTCATAGAACTCAAACTTAAGACAGGTATCCGTTACGAACTACCTATAACACCTAAGAGGTGCAGTCTGTGTAACGCTCCATTAAGGCGAATAGGAGTAATGGGTGACAGGGAAGTATGGGTTTGTACGAAATGCGGACAACCTTATTGGAGAGGTTCGCACATACGGCGCATTGAAAACGTGATTAGAGAGATTAATATGATGTTTGGTGAGTGA
- a CDS encoding RNA 2'-phosphotransferase: MDDRTKVKISKYMTYLLRHKPDFVDRHGWVTLDRLLREVRKKFPEVNLEDIIEIAREDEKGRYEISGNKIRARYGHTFPVTIEMEEDYEGKLFHGTSCENAMKIINEGIKPMKRTYVHLATTLDIAIENAKRKGKCIVVFEVDPLCLKSKGLKVYKASEKIRVTNYVPPECIKEVLRTVLGK; the protein is encoded by the coding sequence ATGGATGATAGAACTAAGGTTAAAATTAGCAAGTACATGACTTACTTACTCAGACACAAGCCGGATTTCGTAGATAGGCACGGTTGGGTCACGTTAGATAGGCTTCTTAGAGAAGTTAGGAAGAAATTTCCGGAAGTAAATTTGGAGGACATAATTGAAATCGCCAGAGAAGATGAAAAGGGAAGGTATGAAATTTCCGGAAATAAGATAAGGGCCCGGTACGGTCATACGTTTCCAGTAACCATTGAAATGGAAGAGGATTACGAAGGGAAACTTTTCCATGGTACTTCTTGCGAGAACGCAATGAAAATTATTAACGAAGGTATAAAACCTATGAAGAGAACTTATGTTCATTTGGCTACAACCTTAGACATAGCTATAGAAAACGCCAAGAGGAAAGGCAAGTGCATCGTTGTATTTGAGGTAGATCCCTTGTGCTTGAAATCGAAGGGATTGAAAGTTTATAAAGCAAGTGAGAAAATCAGGGTTACTAATTACGTTCCCCCGGAGTGCATAAAAGAGGTGCTTAGAACCGTTTTGGGGAAGTAG
- the ribH gene encoding 6,7-dimethyl-8-ribityllumazine synthase, whose translation MMKEKAVSHAQFLGVDFEVVYVPGVFETPLATKVLLERDDIDAVAVIGAVIKGETDHDQVVAHQAARKLLDLSLEYNKPVALGIIGPNATREQATERIEEYARRAVEAAVKMVRRLNNIKE comes from the coding sequence ATGATGAAAGAGAAGGCCGTTTCTCATGCCCAATTCTTAGGCGTTGACTTCGAAGTTGTTTACGTGCCGGGCGTATTTGAAACACCATTAGCAACCAAGGTACTACTAGAAAGGGACGATATAGATGCGGTGGCAGTAATAGGTGCTGTAATAAAAGGAGAGACGGACCACGATCAAGTTGTAGCTCATCAAGCCGCACGTAAACTTCTAGACCTATCGTTAGAATATAATAAGCCAGTAGCGCTCGGAATAATAGGTCCCAATGCTACAAGAGAGCAAGCTACTGAAAGGATAGAAGAATATGCGAGAAGGGCTGTAGAGGCAGCCGTTAAGATGGTTAGGAGACTGAACAATATAAAGGAGTAA